CTGTTGAAGAAGTTAAATAAGCATTGCGGATTTAACAACTTTAAATTTAACATACATTAGGGGATGGGAGTTTCTCAGCCCCTAAAACTGAATATATGTATAGGCGAGTTTATACTGAGGACACCTTTTTCTCAGTATAAGCGCTAGCATTTTACAAAAGAGGAGAAAAAATATAATGAAACTTCATGAATTACAACCTGCTACAGGTTCTCGTAAAGTCCGTAACCGTGTTGGTCGTGGTACTTCATCTGGTAATGGTAAAACAGCTGGACGTGGTCAAAAAGGTCAAAAAGCTCGTAGTGGTGGTAAAGTTCGTCTTGGTTTTGAAGGTGGACAAACACCATTGTTCCGTCGCATGCCAAAACGTGGTTTCTTGAACATCAATTGTAAAGAATATGCAATTGTAAATCTTGATCAATTGAATGTTTTTGAAGACGGGGCAGAAGTAACTCCAGTTGTCCTTATCGAAGCAGGGATTGTAAAAGCTGAAAAATCTGGTGTTAAGATTCTTGGTAACGGCGAATTGACAAAGAAATTGACTGTGAAAGCAGCTAAATTCTCTAAATCAGCCGAAGAAGCTATCACTGCTAAAGGTGGTTCAGTGGAAGTCATCTAAGCGAGGTGACCTATGTTTTTTAAACTATTAAAAGATGCATTAAAAATCAAACAGGTTCGTTCAAAAATTCTCTTTACAATTTTTATTGTATTAGTATTTCGAATTGGTACGACGATTACGGTTCCAGGTGTTAATGCAAAA
This Streptococcus anginosus DNA region includes the following protein-coding sequences:
- the rplO gene encoding 50S ribosomal protein L15 — its product is MKLHELQPATGSRKVRNRVGRGTSSGNGKTAGRGQKGQKARSGGKVRLGFEGGQTPLFRRMPKRGFLNINCKEYAIVNLDQLNVFEDGAEVTPVVLIEAGIVKAEKSGVKILGNGELTKKLTVKAAKFSKSAEEAITAKGGSVEVI